A single window of Archangium gephyra DNA harbors:
- a CDS encoding DUF1501 domain-containing protein, whose translation MTTTSRRTLLKWALGAGQFALLERAGLLGSGAAHAADIDVPSRLAVLYIPGGYRPAYYFTPMDDADIPLCVPTPTTYGDEPIFFGASKVVNLAPANGPYKPLRTCQSWNPANPAERNPTYSPLMYGFSHFALHEQLSVLHGIDQGSNDHSSAFIASMCGVAGADYRAPAIHSVIANHLYEKYRESRPLPFVVVSGERGTPLGMGLPSHASPVRVPSIQALKPQLSAKPTDNPWWTGLDARASSAEMNARGQPTGASLKTTTIERFSLSRTPGMMGRSTAKVDNYLEGLHGSLTSVSRVLATDVVSVLEGIKGIDQLTANRPAYMSSYLGNQSFTYTFGNANFHLTGLDPRMDLALRLLKSDLCTSVHVSLQLDFDTHNGFGHSYSYAHGRGLMDCVARFLGELKAAPAPGKPGKTLLDDTLVLVMSEFGRSWASRGSDGTYSLPDDHHPFTSVCFAGGNVAANRQVGSYTTRGLGVPVDIIEENGQPSKRVPRAADVVTSALRIMGMDTHDFFIPGGYGEVVGLRKA comes from the coding sequence ATGACGACCACTTCTCGTCGCACCCTGCTCAAGTGGGCCCTCGGGGCGGGACAGTTCGCGCTCCTCGAGCGCGCGGGACTGCTCGGCTCGGGCGCCGCGCACGCCGCGGACATCGACGTCCCCTCCCGGCTCGCCGTCCTCTACATCCCGGGCGGCTACCGGCCGGCGTACTACTTCACCCCCATGGACGACGCGGACATTCCGCTCTGCGTGCCCACGCCCACCACCTACGGCGACGAGCCCATCTTCTTCGGCGCCAGCAAGGTGGTGAATCTCGCGCCCGCGAACGGCCCCTACAAGCCGCTGCGCACCTGTCAGTCGTGGAACCCCGCGAACCCCGCCGAGCGCAACCCCACCTACAGCCCGCTCATGTACGGCTTCTCGCACTTCGCACTGCATGAGCAGCTGAGCGTGCTGCACGGCATCGACCAGGGCAGCAACGACCACTCGAGTGCCTTCATCGCCTCGATGTGCGGTGTCGCCGGGGCGGACTACCGGGCGCCCGCCATCCACTCCGTCATCGCCAACCACCTGTACGAGAAGTACCGCGAGAGCCGGCCCCTGCCCTTCGTCGTCGTCTCCGGTGAGCGCGGCACGCCGCTCGGGATGGGACTGCCCTCGCACGCCTCACCCGTGCGCGTTCCGTCCATCCAGGCGCTCAAGCCGCAGCTCTCCGCGAAGCCCACGGACAACCCCTGGTGGACGGGGCTCGATGCACGCGCCTCGAGTGCCGAGATGAACGCCCGCGGCCAGCCCACCGGCGCCTCCCTGAAGACGACCACCATCGAGCGCTTCTCGCTCTCGCGCACCCCGGGGATGATGGGCCGCTCGACGGCGAAGGTGGACAACTACCTCGAGGGCCTGCATGGCTCGCTGACGTCCGTCTCGCGCGTGCTCGCGACGGATGTGGTGTCCGTGCTGGAGGGCATCAAGGGCATCGACCAGCTGACGGCGAACCGTCCCGCGTACATGTCGAGCTACCTCGGCAACCAGTCGTTCACGTACACGTTCGGCAACGCGAACTTCCACCTCACCGGGTTGGATCCGCGCATGGACCTGGCGCTGCGCCTGCTCAAGTCGGACCTCTGCACCTCGGTGCACGTCTCGCTGCAGCTCGACTTCGACACGCACAACGGCTTCGGCCACTCCTACAGCTACGCGCACGGCCGCGGACTCATGGACTGCGTCGCGCGCTTCCTCGGCGAGCTCAAGGCCGCGCCCGCTCCCGGCAAGCCGGGCAAGACGCTGCTGGATGACACGCTCGTGCTGGTGATGAGCGAGTTCGGCCGCAGCTGGGCCTCGCGTGGAAGCGACGGCACCTACTCGCTGCCGGATGACCACCACCCGTTCACCTCGGTCTGCTTCGCGGGCGGAAACGTGGCGGCCAACCGCCAGGTGGGCTCGTACACGACGCGTGGGCTCGGCGTGCCGGTGGACATCATCGAGGAGAACGGCCAGCCCTCGAAGCGCGTGCCCCGGGCCGCGGACGTCGTCACCAGCGCGCTGCGCATCATGGGCATGGACACCCACGACTTCTTCATCCCCGGCGGCTACGGGGAAGTCGTGGGCCTCCGCAAGGCGTAG